One region of Eupeodes corollae chromosome 1, idEupCoro1.1, whole genome shotgun sequence genomic DNA includes:
- the LOC129939708 gene encoding iron-sulfur cluster co-chaperone protein HscB, translated as MSVVCRWLGSIIKTKHIIFLTNVHLNNVFIRKPNIISFSTKPLLPNSQHLRFLSNSQYEEDCWNCKAKTKRVNNFMCDECGKLQDITKIHDFFELLSLPRDFDVPSTKLTKTFRQLQTLVHPDKFGNKSEREQTNAAEWSALINKAYKTLLNPLFRGQYLLKLQGEQMPQDNSTLNKEFLMEMMERNEEVDDAETKEDLNQINKNIQEELNGEINHLKELFKSNDLNGAKALLVKIKYLLSIQNSIQVKLEKLNG; from the exons atgagTGTAGTTTGTCGTTGGCTTGGTTCGATTATTAAAACGAAACATATTATCTTCCTCACAAATGTACATCTCAACAATGTCTTTATCCGAAAGCCGAATATAATTAGTTTCTCAACAAAACCTTTGTTGCCTAATTCACAACATTTAAGATTCCTCTCAAACTCACAATATGAAGAAGATTGTTGGaattgcaaagcaaaaacaaaaagagtaaATAATTTTATGTGTGATGAATGTGGAAAATTACAAGACATCACCAAAATACAT gacttttttgaacttttgtcGTTGCCTCGAGATTTCGATGTTCCTTCTACCAAATTGACAAAGACTTTTCGTCAGCTGCAAACATTGGTGCATCCGGATAAATTTGGAAACAA ATCTGAAAGGGAGCAAACAAACGCTGCCGAATGGAGTGCACTtataaacaaggcatacaaaACTCTTTTAAATCCTCTATTCCGAggtcaatatttattaaaactacaAGGGGAACAAATGCCTCAAGATAATAGTACTTTAAATAAGGAATTTCTGATGGAAATGATGGAGAGGAACGAAGAAGTGGATGATGCTGAGACCAAAGAAGATCTtaaccaaataaacaaaaatattcaagagGAACTTAATGGAGAAATCAATCACCTCAAGgaattattcaaatcaaacgATTTAAACGGTGCAAAAGCTCTGCTTGTTAAAATTAAGTACTTATTGAGTATTCAAAACAGTATTCAAGTGAAACTGGAAAAACTTAATGGATGA
- the LOC129940720 gene encoding probable arginine--tRNA ligase, cytoplasmic yields MSLNGEIERLQQLEKMTSQLREQMKKISTGEFLEETGDEEFSKLQVENMKLKHRLAVLENAVIAEKKHCTGVSVPVQGMISIHEHLTNLFTRAIAKAFPSLSGDAATAVISVSAKQGDYQCNSAMSIANALKAAGQAKPPRDIGAAIVASLEPSPVIAKVDVAGPGFINIFLDKTFAVKAIGDLLKNGVQPPECIKKRVLVDFSSPNIAKQMHVGHLRSTIIGESIARLLEFIGHDVVRHNHLGDWGTQFGMLIAHLEDSFPSFHTESPPIHDLQAFYKESKKRFDEDEEFKKRAYSCVVKLQSGDPLSVRAWTLICDVSRKEFQNIYDRLDVTLEERGESFYQSRMIDVIKLLESKGFLEEDEGRKIMWSDETKTGVPLTVIKTDGGFTYDTSDMAAIRYRFEEVKADWAIYVVDAGQNTHLTTIFACAERANIIDLKKHRVDHVMFGVVLGEDGKKFKTRSGETVKLSDLLDEGLRRALDKLKEKERDKVLTPEELKAAQESVAYGCIKYADLCHNRTNAYVFSFDKMLEDRGNTAVYLLYAFTRICSIARNCGVDFSNLSEILKTESITVEHEKEWKLAKVLLKFPDVILKITKDLLLHTLCEYCYEVCTTFSEFYDKCYCIEKNKEGTIIKVHKSRILLCEATASVLSKCFYILGLKPVQKI; encoded by the exons atgtcgtTAAATGGTGAAATAGAACGCCTGCAACAATTG GAAAAGATGACATCGCAGCTGCGggaacaaatgaaaaaaatcagtACTGGAGAATTTCTCGAGGAAACCGGTGATGAGGAATTCAGCAAATTGCAAGTAGAAAATATGAAGCTCAAACATCGGTTGGCAGTTCTTGAAAAT gCTGTCATAGCAGAGAAGAAGCACTGCACTGGTGTGTCTGTTCCTGTTCAGGGAATGATTTCCATACATGAACATTTGACGAATTTGTTTACACGTGCAATTGCAAAAGCATTTCCCAGCCTGAGCGGAGATGCCGCAACGGCTGTGATAAGTGTTTCAGCTAAACAGGGTGACTACCAATGCAACAGCGCAATGTCTATTGCAAATGCTCTGAAAGCAGCGGGACAGGCAAAGCCACCAAGAGATATTGGTGCTGCAATTGTTGCCAGTTTAGAACCATCACCTGTTATAGCTAAGGTTGACGTTGCCGGACCTGgattcataaatattttcttggacaa aacgTTTGCAGTTAAAGCAATTGGTGATTTGCTAAAAAACGGTGTGCAGCCACCTGAATGCATTAAAAAGCGTGTTTTGGTTGATTTCTCATCGCCCAACATTGCTAAACAAATGCACGTTGGACATTTACGATCCACAATTATTGGAGAATCAATTGCTCGTCTCTTGGAATTTATTGGTCATGATGTAGTGCGACACAATCATCTGGGTGATTGGGGAACCCAATTCGGTATGCTCATTGCACATTTGGAGGACAGTTTTCCTAGTTTTCACACAGAAAGTCCACCAATTCACGACCTTCAAGCGTTCTATAAGGAGTCAAAGaaaag ATTCGATGAGGATGAAGAATTCAAGAAACGAGCATATAGCTGCGTAGTAAAGCTGCAGAGTGGAGATCCTTTATCAGTTAGAGCATGGACATTAATCTGTGATGTTTCCCGAAAAGAGTTTCAAAACATATACGACCGTCTAGATGTGACACTCGAAGAGCGAGGTGAATCCTTTTATCAATCGAGAATGATCGATGTGATCAAATTACTAGAAAGCAAAGGTTTCCTCGAAGAGGATGAAGGTCGAAAGATTATGTGGTCAGATGAAACGAAGACAGGCGTTCCACTTACAGTGATAAAGACCGATGGAGGATTTACCTACGACACATCCGATATGGCTGCAATTCGGTACCGATTCGAAGAGGTTAAAGCTGATTGGGCTATTTATGTTGTGGATGCTGGGCAAAACACACATTTAACCACAATCTTCGCCTGCGCTGAACGTGCGAATATCATCGACTTGAAGAAGCACCGAGTGGATCACGTAATGTTCGGTGTGGTCCTTGGTGAAGAtggtaaaaaattcaaaacgcgCTCCGGTGAGACAGTGAAACTTTCTGATCTGCTCGATGAAGGTCTGCGTAGGGCTCTCGACAAACTAAAAGAAAAGGAACGTGACAAGGTACTCACACCAGAAGAATTAAAAGCTGCCCAGGAATCCGTCGCTTATGGATGTATTAAGTATGCAGATCTTTGCCACAACCGCACCAATGCCTATGTGTTTTCCTTCGACAAAATGTTGGAAGATCGAGGAAACACCGCGGTCTATCTTCTGTATGCCTTCACCCGCATTTGCTCAATCGCTCGCAATTGTGGTGTAGACTTCTCTAACCTATCAGAAATCTTGAAGACAGAATCGATAACAGTGGAACACGAAAAGGAATGGAAACTGGCAAAGGTGCTGCTTAAATTCCCAGATGTTATCCTTAAAATCACAAAGGATTTACTCTTGCACACTCTGTGCGAGTATTGTTATGAGGTTTGTACCACTTTCTCGGAATTCTATGACAAGTGCTATTGCATAGAGAAAAATAAGGAGGGAACCATAATTAAAGTGCATAAAAGCAGGATACTTTTGTGTGAAGCTACTGCTTCAGTGCTGAGTAAATGTTTCTACATTTTGGGCTTGAAACCAGTCCAAAAGATTTAA